One genomic segment of Sphingobacteriales bacterium includes these proteins:
- a CDS encoding glycosyltransferase family 9 protein — protein sequence MPKILVLRYSAIGDIVLTSPVLRCLYQQLPNCEIHVATKQGFAIIHSANPYIYKVHCLDDSLWEHICSLRQHQFDFVVDLHHNQRTFIIKNALTKPSKSFPKLNIEKWLLVNFKINKMPNLHIVDRYFEAVAGLGIKNDHAGLDFFIDPNNEIDLQVFFQQTEKQPYIALVLGATYATKALLTAQLIALCNTIKLPTVLLGGKAEMPTAQAIVQACAKNANLAIFNACGILNLHQSASVLRQAHKVITHDTGLMHIAAAFKKPMFTIWGNTVPGFGMYPYYPEAEQHLYQISEVAGLPCRPCSKLGYSACPKKHFNCMLLQNLPQITSWANE from the coding sequence GTGCCTAAAATATTAGTACTGCGTTATAGTGCCATTGGCGATATTGTTCTAACCAGTCCTGTTTTGCGCTGCTTGTATCAGCAATTACCCAATTGCGAAATACATGTGGCTACCAAGCAGGGTTTTGCAATAATACATAGCGCTAACCCATATATATACAAAGTACATTGTTTGGATGATTCGTTATGGGAACATATTTGCAGTTTACGGCAGCACCAATTCGATTTTGTTGTTGATTTGCACCACAATCAGCGGACATTTATTATTAAAAATGCCTTGACAAAACCCAGCAAATCGTTTCCAAAATTAAATATTGAAAAATGGCTATTGGTTAATTTTAAAATCAATAAAATGCCAAATTTACATATTGTGGACAGGTATTTTGAGGCAGTGGCAGGGCTTGGTATCAAAAACGACCACGCTGGCTTAGATTTTTTTATTGATCCTAATAACGAAATTGATTTACAAGTTTTTTTTCAACAAACAGAAAAGCAGCCTTATATTGCCTTGGTATTAGGGGCAACTTACGCCACAAAAGCACTTCTTACGGCGCAACTCATTGCCTTGTGTAATACAATAAAACTACCTACTGTGCTTTTAGGCGGCAAAGCCGAGATGCCTACTGCACAAGCCATTGTACAGGCGTGTGCAAAAAATGCCAATTTAGCCATCTTTAATGCCTGCGGTATTTTAAATTTACATCAATCGGCATCGGTTTTGCGCCAGGCCCATAAAGTAATTACCCACGATACCGGCCTGATGCATATTGCGGCAGCTTTTAAAAAGCCAATGTTTACAATTTGGGGTAATACAGTGCCAGGTTTTGGTATGTACCCTTATTATCCGGAAGCAGAACAGCACCTCTACCAAATTTCGGAGGTTGCCGGTTTGCCCTGCCGACCTTGTTCAAAATTGGGTTATTCAGCTTGCCCTAAAAAACATTTTAATTGTATGCTTTTACAAAATTTGCCTCAAATAACAAGCTGGGCTAACGAATAA